Proteins encoded together in one Chitinophaga sp. LS1 window:
- a CDS encoding ABC transporter permease, translating to MLLNYILIAWRNMKKNRFHAILNIAGLAIGIAFTGMIMAHVWNELRVNTELKNADRQYVIKSKWKDKNMGFDLATSGALPKALKEQYPTLVKNFYRWDGLTLTVHGKEKDFKEEVQIGDSTLLDMFGFKVLAGNPTNALSTPNSMIMTEPVAKKYFGTVNAIGQTVEIENMAGQRQPFMLTAVIRVARDNGVTDLINNYSNGIILPESSISYFGRTIDNWKNMFIVGYVELQPGINPSQLNGPISKLLKENIPPNVYANLTPQVINLRDNYLEQNNGLVKRMLFTLSGIGLFILLMAVINFINISVSRAGSRMKEIGMRKVMGGRKHQLVWQFLIESTIIVCIATLLAFGCYLLLGPLFAQLVGKPLPALSEFPVYFVGYPLLFVVLIGLAAGLYPAFVLSALPSLSSLKESLKSVKENILLRKSLVAFQFFTAVVVLIGAFIVTKQVQFFFSKGIGYDKEFVVSAQVPRDWSPAGVAKMEGIRKQLVESPVVKDVTLTYEIMDGNNGGSLSIFPLGADATSAITAFQLCTDMHFAKTFQVPMAAGVFLAREGMTTDVHKMVINTRLAAALGYKDPADAVGKQVKFTELQDTYTIAGVTKDFHFGSMLQSIQPMVFFPIEVFNIFRYFAIKLKGGNVPQAIETLHQQWAALMPGAPFEYKFMDDSLAKMYQTELQLKKTAYTATVLALVIVLLGVIGLVSLTVQKRTREMGIRKVLGASVNSIISLFIKDFMAVMIVASVVACPVAYYLMQYWLNSYEYHVEITALPIMMIILSLGILTSVMIVLQTLRVAVANPVKSLKVE from the coding sequence ATGCTATTGAACTACATCCTGATTGCCTGGCGGAATATGAAAAAGAACCGCTTTCATGCAATCCTCAACATTGCCGGGCTTGCCATAGGCATTGCTTTTACCGGTATGATCATGGCACATGTGTGGAATGAGCTGCGGGTAAATACGGAACTCAAAAATGCAGACCGGCAGTATGTGATCAAAAGCAAGTGGAAGGACAAGAATATGGGGTTTGACCTGGCGACCTCCGGGGCCTTGCCCAAAGCGCTGAAAGAACAATATCCCACGCTGGTAAAGAACTTTTACAGGTGGGATGGGTTGACGCTCACCGTTCATGGAAAGGAAAAAGACTTTAAGGAAGAGGTGCAGATTGGCGACAGTACCCTGCTGGATATGTTTGGATTCAAGGTGTTGGCCGGTAATCCCACCAATGCGTTGTCTACACCAAACTCCATGATCATGACAGAGCCGGTGGCAAAGAAATATTTCGGTACGGTCAATGCCATTGGCCAAACGGTGGAGATCGAGAATATGGCTGGACAAAGACAGCCCTTTATGCTGACGGCCGTGATCAGGGTAGCGCGCGATAATGGGGTGACGGACCTGATTAACAACTACAGTAACGGAATTATTTTGCCCGAAAGTTCCATTAGCTACTTTGGACGAACGATCGATAACTGGAAAAATATGTTCATCGTAGGGTATGTGGAATTGCAGCCAGGCATAAATCCCAGTCAGTTAAACGGCCCTATTTCAAAACTATTAAAAGAGAATATCCCTCCGAATGTATATGCAAACCTAACACCACAGGTCATCAATTTACGGGACAATTACCTGGAACAAAATAATGGATTAGTGAAAAGGATGTTGTTTACCCTGTCAGGTATTGGGCTGTTTATATTATTAATGGCAGTGATCAATTTTATCAATATATCTGTAAGCCGCGCCGGATCAAGGATGAAGGAGATTGGTATGAGAAAGGTAATGGGCGGAAGAAAGCATCAGCTGGTATGGCAGTTTTTAATTGAGTCAACGATTATTGTTTGCATCGCAACCCTGCTGGCATTTGGCTGTTATTTGTTGCTAGGCCCCTTGTTTGCACAGTTGGTCGGTAAACCATTGCCTGCGCTGAGTGAGTTCCCTGTCTATTTTGTAGGATATCCGCTATTATTTGTCGTGCTGATAGGATTGGCTGCTGGATTATATCCGGCGTTTGTATTATCTGCCCTGCCATCATTGAGCAGTTTGAAAGAGAGTTTAAAGTCTGTTAAGGAAAATATACTATTAAGAAAGTCGCTGGTAGCATTTCAGTTCTTTACAGCGGTAGTAGTCCTGATCGGAGCGTTTATTGTGACCAAGCAGGTACAGTTCTTTTTTAGTAAAGGGATTGGGTATGACAAAGAATTTGTAGTTAGTGCACAGGTACCGAGAGACTGGTCACCGGCAGGTGTGGCAAAGATGGAAGGCATCCGGAAACAACTGGTAGAAAGTCCAGTGGTAAAGGATGTGACGCTAACTTACGAGATCATGGATGGTAACAATGGTGGGAGTTTGAGTATATTCCCGCTGGGTGCCGATGCTACTTCGGCGATCACCGCTTTTCAATTGTGTACGGATATGCACTTTGCAAAAACGTTCCAGGTACCCATGGCGGCAGGTGTTTTTTTAGCCAGGGAAGGAATGACAACTGACGTACATAAAATGGTGATCAATACCAGACTGGCAGCGGCATTGGGATACAAAGATCCCGCAGATGCAGTAGGGAAACAGGTGAAATTTACAGAGCTGCAGGATACGTATACCATTGCCGGAGTGACAAAGGATTTTCATTTTGGATCTATGCTGCAATCTATACAACCAATGGTATTTTTCCCTATAGAGGTATTTAATATTTTCAGATATTTTGCGATCAAACTGAAAGGCGGAAATGTGCCACAGGCTATTGAAACGCTACACCAGCAATGGGCAGCACTCATGCCGGGAGCACCGTTTGAATATAAATTCATGGATGATAGTTTAGCGAAGATGTACCAGACGGAATTACAGTTGAAGAAGACAGCGTATACAGCAACCGTGCTGGCTTTGGTAATTGTGTTGCTAGGCGTGATCGGTTTGGTGTCTCTGACGGTACAGAAGCGTACGAGGGAAATGGGGATCCGCAAAGTACTGGGGGCTTCAGTAAATAGTATCATTAGTTTGTTTATAAAAGATTTTATGGCGGTAATGATAGTGGCGAGCGTAGTGGCTTGTCCGGTAGCATATTACCTGATGCAATATTGGTTAAATAGTTACGAATACCATGTGGAAATCACTGCTTTACCAATCATGATGATCATCCTTTCATTAGGTATACTTACTAGTGTGATGATAGTCTTGCAGACATTGAGGGTGGCAGTAGCGAATCCGGTGAAGAGTTTGAAAGTAGAGTGA
- a CDS encoding glycoside hydrolase family 32 protein, with translation MKICHLLCWLLPIATQAQVDTTQRPAYHFTAAKNWINDPNGLIYINGQYHLYYQYNPYDTKWGHMSWGHAVSKDLLHWNHLPLAIPEMVKPDTTTWIFSGSAVLDKTNTSGFGKNAIVAIYTADQPTQQKESQFIAYSNDGGLTYQQYVGNPVIDLHKKDFRDPNVIWLEKEKHWLMTVALPHEKKVQFYTSTDLKHWTLLSEFGNQGDTRKIWECPSLTPMYVDGDPKKTKWLLMVSSGNQDGETGLQYFTGDFDGKEFKNDNDAAHQQFVDYGPTFYAAIPYNNLPDGRKTMIGWLMPSNQPAYPWTGQMSIPRDLALKTTSQGVRLFQQPANVIKLPAGKLEKQDLLVNDQPFKLQQFENNTNWIDVTFGEGTATAYGVKLPQAEITYQQGELVIAWKDGKKTLSVPKGDVRLQVLQDKSSVEVFVNGGAQVITFLVYPPKEEHEVSLFAKGGNIKVKTLKVWQL, from the coding sequence ATGAAAATATGCCATTTATTATGCTGGCTGTTGCCCATTGCCACCCAGGCCCAGGTAGATACTACCCAGCGTCCTGCCTACCACTTTACTGCTGCGAAAAACTGGATCAATGATCCTAACGGCCTGATATATATCAACGGTCAATATCATCTTTATTACCAGTACAATCCATATGATACCAAATGGGGACATATGAGCTGGGGGCATGCCGTGAGCAAAGACCTCCTGCACTGGAATCACCTGCCTTTAGCCATTCCGGAAATGGTAAAACCTGATACCACCACCTGGATCTTCTCCGGTTCTGCTGTGCTGGACAAAACCAATACCAGCGGTTTTGGCAAAAACGCCATCGTGGCAATTTACACCGCCGATCAGCCTACCCAGCAAAAGGAATCCCAGTTCATTGCCTATAGCAATGACGGCGGATTAACCTACCAGCAGTATGTGGGCAACCCGGTGATCGACCTGCATAAAAAGGACTTCCGTGACCCGAATGTCATCTGGCTGGAAAAGGAAAAACACTGGTTGATGACAGTCGCGCTACCCCATGAGAAAAAGGTACAGTTTTATACATCCACTGACCTGAAACATTGGACATTGCTCAGTGAATTTGGGAATCAGGGCGATACCCGCAAGATATGGGAGTGCCCGTCTCTGACTCCGATGTATGTGGATGGAGATCCCAAAAAAACTAAATGGTTACTGATGGTTTCCTCCGGCAATCAGGATGGGGAAACCGGGCTACAGTATTTCACCGGGGACTTTGACGGAAAGGAATTCAAAAATGATAATGATGCAGCGCATCAACAATTTGTAGACTACGGCCCTACATTTTATGCCGCCATTCCATATAATAATCTGCCTGATGGTAGAAAGACGATGATAGGATGGCTCATGCCTTCCAACCAGCCGGCTTATCCATGGACAGGGCAGATGTCTATACCAAGAGATCTTGCATTGAAAACAACCTCTCAGGGCGTGCGGTTATTCCAGCAACCTGCGAATGTGATCAAATTACCTGCAGGTAAGTTGGAAAAACAGGATCTGTTAGTCAATGACCAGCCTTTTAAATTACAGCAGTTTGAAAATAACACGAACTGGATAGATGTTACTTTTGGAGAAGGTACCGCTACTGCTTATGGCGTAAAATTGCCGCAGGCAGAAATCACTTACCAGCAAGGGGAATTAGTAATAGCCTGGAAAGATGGAAAGAAGACACTATCTGTACCAAAGGGAGATGTAAGATTACAGGTTTTACAGGATAAATCTTCGGTAGAAGTATTTGTAAATGGAGGTGCACAGGTGATTACGTTTCTGGTGTACCCTCCTAAAGAGGAACATGAAGTATCCTTATTTGCAAAAGGGGGAAATATAAAAGTAAAAACACTTAAAGTGTGGCAATTATGA
- a CDS encoding universal stress protein — protein MKTMLIPVDFTATTENTIRFASEWAHRFGYDRIILLKTFYDTVFDNIAVSAEYAPVSQDFRWQERKESTEKLDHMADELSARMEDDMAVLTAVSEAPLLRAINETIREESVDMVLLGSDSCQSNSNSFIAGNIISIAKISPVRVLVVPSHYSFRPINDVLLPCDYRMMGNLAKLNDPKDSAMAKEIQLHVLNVDAKERYINPDENFKDLEAHLHSYLQNFKHDINYSNEKNIIDGIIKYTNVNDFQLIISLPGKHSFLYYLTNKSISEAICRNAKVPVLILK, from the coding sequence ATGAAAACGATGCTTATTCCTGTTGATTTCACGGCTACAACTGAAAATACGATTCGTTTTGCAAGTGAGTGGGCACACCGGTTTGGATACGATCGGATTATTTTGTTAAAGACCTTTTATGATACAGTTTTTGACAATATCGCAGTATCTGCGGAATATGCGCCAGTAAGCCAGGATTTCAGGTGGCAGGAACGGAAAGAGAGTACGGAGAAACTGGATCATATGGCGGATGAACTCAGTGCCAGGATGGAAGATGATATGGCGGTTCTGACGGCGGTGAGTGAGGCGCCTTTGTTAAGGGCTATTAATGAAACAATCAGGGAGGAAAGTGTGGATATGGTGCTGTTAGGCAGTGATAGTTGCCAGTCAAATAGTAACAGTTTTATAGCGGGGAATATTATCAGTATAGCAAAGATCTCTCCTGTTCGGGTATTGGTGGTTCCTTCTCATTATAGTTTCCGTCCTATCAATGATGTGTTGCTGCCTTGTGATTACAGGATGATGGGAAATCTGGCGAAACTGAATGACCCAAAGGATTCTGCGATGGCGAAGGAAATACAGTTACACGTGCTGAATGTGGATGCGAAAGAGCGATATATAAATCCGGATGAGAATTTTAAGGACCTGGAGGCGCATCTGCATAGTTATCTGCAGAACTTTAAGCATGATATTAATTATAGTAATGAGAAGAATATTATTGATGGGATTATAAAGTATACGAATGTGAATGATTTTCAGTTGATCATTTCATTGCCGGGGAAACACAGTTTCCTGTATTATTTGACGAATAAGAGTATTAGTGAGGCGATATGCAGGAATGCGAAGGTGCCCGTGCTGATATTGAAATGA
- a CDS encoding type IX secretion system membrane protein PorP/SprF, translated as MKKIFLIAGLLFAGSLTLKAQQDAQYSQYMFNGIYINPAYAGYKEQLNAHSFYRSQWAGIRGAPRTFSVAVDAAVASDNVGLAFQVTSDKLGAQSTLGGYGSYAYRIRLNPDGSSRLAFGVSFGILQKSINTSELVTNDPETNMPAGVQRTVSPDARAGVYFSNDRFYAGFSVDNMIINYLKSGKYKLVPQSKMHYYLTAGGLLPLNEDFQLKPSFLLKDDLGGPTSLDLNTFILYKDILWLGGSYRTRVNLYDKGYLQSALTYSNSVVAAIELFPVPNMRVGYAYDITTGPLNGYSSGTHEVSVGYTFPGFKARMANPRVF; from the coding sequence ATGAAAAAAATATTTTTAATTGCAGGCTTATTATTCGCAGGGTCACTGACACTGAAAGCCCAGCAGGATGCACAGTACAGCCAGTATATGTTTAACGGGATCTATATCAATCCCGCATATGCTGGCTACAAAGAGCAACTGAACGCGCATAGCTTTTATCGCAGTCAGTGGGCCGGTATCCGCGGTGCTCCCCGTACATTCTCCGTAGCTGTAGATGCTGCTGTAGCAAGTGATAACGTTGGTCTGGCCTTCCAGGTCACCAGCGACAAACTGGGTGCACAGAGTACCCTGGGAGGATACGGTAGCTATGCCTACCGTATCCGTCTGAATCCCGACGGTAGCTCAAGGCTGGCTTTCGGTGTAAGTTTCGGAATTTTACAAAAGAGCATCAATACTTCGGAACTCGTCACCAATGATCCTGAAACCAATATGCCGGCAGGTGTTCAGCGCACTGTGTCGCCAGACGCAAGGGCAGGGGTGTACTTCTCCAACGACCGCTTCTATGCCGGTTTCTCGGTTGATAATATGATTATTAACTACCTGAAAAGCGGTAAGTACAAACTGGTACCACAATCAAAAATGCACTACTACCTCACCGCAGGTGGGTTGTTGCCACTGAATGAGGACTTCCAGTTAAAGCCGTCTTTCCTCCTGAAAGATGACTTAGGTGGTCCGACCAGTCTGGACTTAAATACATTTATTCTCTACAAGGACATTCTCTGGCTGGGAGGTTCTTATCGTACCAGGGTGAACCTGTATGATAAGGGTTATTTACAAAGCGCGCTGACCTACAGCAACTCTGTAGTAGCGGCGATCGAGCTTTTCCCGGTGCCGAATATGAGGGTAGGGTATGCCTATGATATTACCACCGGCCCATTGAATGGGTATAGCAGTGGTACACATGAAGTATCTGTAGGGTATACTTTCCCCGGGTTCAAAGCGAGAATGGCTAATCCAAGGGTGTTTTAG
- a CDS encoding tandem-95 repeat protein, giving the protein MTVNITVHPVNNAPVGGTFTEETNEDVALTSQVTGTDVDGDVLTYTKATDPAHGSVVVNSDGTYTYTPATNYNGADSFTVTVSDGTSTATITVNITVHSVNDAPVGGTFTEETNEDVALTSQVTGTDVDGDVLTYTKATDPAHGSVVVNSDGTYTYTPATNYNGADSFTVTVSDGTSTATITVNITVHSVNDAPVGGTFTEETNEDVALTSQVTGTDVDGDVLTYTKATDPAHGTVVVNSDGTYTYTPATNYNGPDSFTVTVSDGTSTATITVNITVHPVNNAPVGGTFTEETNEDVALTSQVTGTDVDGDVLTYTKATDPAHGTVVVNSDGTYTYTPATNYNGADSFTVTVSDGTSTATITVNITVHPVNNAPVGGTFTEETNEDVALTSQVTGTDVDGDVLTYTKATDPAHGTVVVNSDGTYTYTPATNYNGADSFTVTVSDGTSTAIITVNITVHAVNNAPVGGTFTEETNEDVALTSQVTGTDVDGDVLTYTKATDPAHGSVVVNSDGTYTYTPATNYNGADSFTVTVSDGTSTATITVNITVHSVNDAPVGGTFTEETNEDVALTSQVTGTDVDGDVLTYTKATDPAHGSVVVNSDGTYTYTPATNYNGADSFTVTVSDGTSTATITVNITVHPVNDDPSGSNTTEQTSEDTPLTSSVTATDVDGDPLTYSKGVEPSNGSVVVNPDGTYTYTPSTGFTGNDTFTVIVSDGNSGSTEITVTVTVNSVNHDPVVTGGETITTGQDTPATGTITANDPDGDPLTFTKGDDPAHGSVVVNVDGTYTYTPTSGYTGDDTFTVIIDDGKGGTTTVTVTVTVTPPTTSTNNPPVVTGGETITTGQDTPATGTITANDPDGDPLTFTKGDDPAHGSVVVNDDGTYTYTPEPGYTGDDTFTVVISDGKGGSTTVTVTVTVTPDTSNNPIAVNDSVTVVANTPLDIDVLANDSAGTSTFDPGTVTIIDQPTHGSVVVNSNGIITYTPATGYTGEDSFTYTVTTADGKTTNTATVRISTSFAEITVPTLFTPNGDGQNDVFEIRGLSQYAETELIIVNRWGNEVFRQKNYQNTWKGDGLNEGTYFYLLRIKRTASSGWEVIKGYTTLVRNFNN; this is encoded by the coding sequence ATCACAGTCAATATAACAGTTCATCCAGTAAATAATGCCCCTGTAGGAGGCACATTCACAGAGGAAACGAATGAAGATGTAGCACTGACCAGTCAAGTAACAGGCACAGATGTAGATGGTGATGTACTTACTTATACCAAGGCTACTGATCCTGCACATGGTTCTGTAGTTGTAAATAGTGATGGTACATATACTTACACTCCAGCTACTAATTATAATGGTGCTGATAGCTTTACAGTAACAGTAAGCGATGGAACATCGACTGCAACAATCACAGTCAATATCACAGTACATTCAGTAAATGATGCCCCTGTAGGAGGCACATTCACAGAGGAAACGAATGAGGATGTAGCGCTGACCAGCCAGGTAACAGGCACAGATGTAGATGGTGATGTACTGACTTATACCAAGGCTACTGATCCTGCACATGGTTCTGTAGTTGTAAATAGTGATGGTACATATACTTACACTCCAGCTACTAATTATAATGGTGCTGATAGCTTTACAGTAACAGTAAGCGATGGAACATCGACTGCAACAATCACAGTCAATATCACAGTACATTCAGTAAATGATGCCCCTGTAGGAGGCACATTCACAGAGGAAACGAATGAGGATGTAGCGCTGACCAGCCAGGTAACAGGCACAGATGTAGATGGTGATGTACTTACTTATACCAAGGCTACTGATCCTGCACATGGTACGGTAGTGGTTAATAGTGATGGTACATATACTTATACTCCAGCTACTAATTATAATGGTCCTGATAGCTTCACAGTAACAGTAAGCGATGGAACATCGACTGCAACAATCACAGTCAATATCACAGTACATCCAGTAAATAATGCCCCAGTAGGAGGCACGTTTACAGAGGAAACCAATGAAGATGTTGCACTGACCAGTCAGGTAACAGGCACAGATGTAGATGGCGATGTGCTGACTTATACCAAGGCTACTGATCCTGCACATGGTACGGTAGTGGTGAATAGTGATGGTACATATACTTACACTCCAGCTACTAATTATAATGGTGCGGATAGCTTCACCGTAACAGTAAGCGATGGAACATCGACTGCAACAATCACAGTCAATATCACAGTACATCCAGTAAATAATGCCCCTGTAGGAGGCACATTCACAGAGGAAACGAATGAAGATGTAGCACTGACCAGTCAAGTAACAGGTACAGATGTAGATGGTGATGTACTGACTTATACCAAGGCTACTGATCCTGCACATGGTACGGTAGTGGTGAATAGTGATGGTACATATACTTACACTCCTGCCACTAATTATAATGGTGCGGATAGCTTCACAGTAACAGTAAGCGATGGAACATCGACTGCAATAATCACTGTAAATATTACAGTACACGCTGTAAATAATGCCCCAGTAGGAGGTACGTTTACAGAAGAAACGAATGAAGATGTTGCGCTGACCAGCCAGGTAACAGGCACAGATGTAGATGGTGATGTACTTACTTATACCAAGGCTACTGATCCTGCACATGGTTCTGTAGTTGTAAATAGTGATGGTACATATACTTACACTCCTGCTACTAATTATAATGGTGCGGATAGCTTCACAGTAACAGTAAGCGATGGAACATCGACTGCAACAATCACAGTCAATATCACAGTACATTCAGTAAATGATGCCCCTGTAGGAGGTACGTTTACAGAAGAAACGAATGAAGATGTAGCGCTGACCAGCCAGGTAACAGGTACCGATGTAGATGGTGATGTACTTACTTATACCAAGGCTACTGATCCTGCACATGGTTCTGTAGTTGTAAATAGTGATGGTACATATACTTACACTCCAGCTACTAATTATAATGGTGCTGATAGCTTTACAGTAACAGTAAGCGATGGAACATCGACTGCAACAATCACAGTCAATATCACAGTTCACCCTGTAAACGATGATCCATCTGGCTCAAACACGACTGAACAAACTAGTGAAGACACCCCACTGACCAGCAGTGTAACCGCTACTGATGTAGATGGTGACCCGCTGACTTACAGCAAAGGGGTTGAACCATCAAATGGCTCCGTAGTCGTAAATCCTGACGGTACTTACACTTACACACCATCTACCGGTTTCACCGGCAATGATACCTTCACTGTTATCGTTAGCGATGGCAATAGTGGCTCTACCGAAATCACCGTGACAGTTACTGTAAATTCAGTCAATCACGATCCAGTAGTAACCGGTGGCGAAACCATCACCACCGGGCAGGACACCCCTGCTACTGGCACCATCACAGCTAATGATCCTGATGGCGATCCACTCACCTTCACCAAAGGCGACGATCCAGCTCACGGTTCCGTAGTAGTAAATGTTGATGGTACATACACTTACACACCAACATCTGGCTACACCGGCGATGACACCTTCACTGTTATCATAGACGATGGCAAAGGTGGTACTACCACGGTGACAGTAACAGTAACTGTAACGCCACCAACAACAAGTACCAACAACCCGCCAGTAGTAACCGGTGGCGAAACCATCACCACCGGGCAGGACACCCCTGCTACTGGCACCATCACAGCTAATGATCCTGATGGCGATCCACTCACCTTCACCAAAGGCGACGATCCAGCTCACGGCTCCGTAGTAGTAAATGATGACGGTACATACACTTACACACCGGAACCAGGCTACACTGGCGATGACACCTTCACTGTTGTGATCAGCGATGGCAAAGGCGGTAGCACAACCGTTACCGTAACCGTTACCGTAACACCTGATACCTCCAACAACCCAATTGCCGTAAACGACAGTGTAACAGTAGTCGCCAACACACCACTCGACATCGACGTCCTCGCCAACGATAGCGCAGGTACTTCGACCTTCGATCCTGGTACTGTAACAATCATAGATCAACCTACCCACGGTTCAGTAGTCGTAAACAGCAACGGTATCATCACCTACACACCTGCTACAGGTTACACCGGTGAAGATTCCTTCACTTACACAGTGACAACCGCTGATGGTAAAACCACCAACACCGCTACTGTCAGGATCTCTACCTCATTCGCAGAGATCACCGTACCAACCCTGTTCACACCGAACGGCGATGGGCAGAACGATGTATTCGAAATCAGAGGCCTCAGCCAGTATGCTGAAACTGAACTGATCATCGTAAACCGTTGGGGTAACGAAGTATTCAGACAAAAGAACTACCAGAATACATGGAAAGGAGATGGCTTGAACGAAGGGACTTATTTCTATCTGCTGCGAATCAAACGCACAGCTAGTTCAGGATGGGAAGTGATCAAAGGATACACTACACTGGTAAGGAACTTTAACAATTAA